The Pectobacterium parmentieri genome segment ACGGTTTCACCTTCTAAGCCAACAACGCCTTGATAACGTTCGCCGTCGGTCGGCGTAATCGTAATAACCAGATAGCCATTGCCGACCATCTCTTTCAGCGTGCTCCCCGGTGCGATATCCCCTTGCAGACGGGCAACGCCGCGCATCTGCTGCTGGTGGTTACCGTTAATCACTGCCAACTTCAGCGGGCCATCGCCCTGAAGCTGAACGGTAATATCACCGCTGAATTTTAGCGTGGCCGTCAGCAGGCTGGTGGCAACCAGCATTTCTCCCAGCAGGGTTTTTACCGCAACGGGGTAGTCGTGGTTGGTCAAAATACGTTGATACGTCTCGTTAACTGTCACCAATTCGCCACGAACGGCATAATTTTCAAACAGATAACGATGTAGTTGGTCATGAGCCATAATATTTTCTCGTCGTAGTGCGGCGGCTAGGAGTGCGGCGATTGCCGGGTCTTCTCTGACGCGTAGCGCGTTAGTCCTGATCGCTGTATTTAAATTTAATCAGATCGCGTCGCTCTTTTTTATCAGGGCGGCGATCGGGGTGCGGCATCGTCAGCGCATTCATTTTCCGCGCCTGCGCCACCTTTTCTCGTTTCTCAATGCTTGCTGCCGTTTCCTGATACAGCGCCTGCGCTTCTGTCGCGCTTCTGCGCTGGCCGCTGACGGCTAAAATGATGACGGTGCGTTCATCATTCCCCTGACGCAGTTTAATCTCGGCATTCAGCTCGACCTGTTTGCTCGGTTTACCGCGTTGCCCGTTATAGTGCACTTTGCCGCCGTCGATCATTTCACGGGCTATCGCTCGGGTTTTATAGAAACGGGCGGCCCAGAGCCATTTGTCCAGACGAACGGCGTCGTCAGCCTGTTCGGTAGCTTTCGCCATAAATTCTCCTGATTACCCTACTGCCGATCGTTTAAGGATCGCGTTACCGGGGGTGACCACGGCGCGAGGCATCCCTACGGGAACCCCATCACCGCGTTTCCCCCTCAGGCCAACCGCATGCTCCGGTGTTAACGGAGTGACGCAGGGCTGGTAGCAGCGTAAGGTAGTCGTTCATTGACGGATGTTGCAGGAATGTCTTCTCCTGCTGGCCAGAATCTGGATTGCGCACGCCCAGACAGTAATGGATGCCGAACGTTTTCGCAGCATCCAGAATCGGTTCGCTGTCATCCACGAATAACGTTCTGGCGGGGTCAAAGCT includes the following:
- the hslR gene encoding ribosome-associated heat shock protein Hsp15, whose translation is MAKATEQADDAVRLDKWLWAARFYKTRAIAREMIDGGKVHYNGQRGKPSKQVELNAEIKLRQGNDERTVIILAVSGQRRSATEAQALYQETAASIEKREKVAQARKMNALTMPHPDRRPDKKERRDLIKFKYSDQD